The DNA segment GTGCGAGTTATTCCCCTGTCCATCGGATACATGTTGTGGTGTCTGTCAAGGTACACTACATAGAAGACTGAGTTGTCGAAAAAGCCAAAATAACGGCCTCGTGAGGTGGTGACGTTTAGCTCGAAGAATGGATATTCTTTGTCATTATCGCGAATTTCTTCGGGAATGCTTTTTAAAGAGGCTCGTGTTATGGAAACTGCATCTTTTGAAAAATTGACAGGATGGAAACGAAATTTATTTTGAAGAGGTTTGTTTGTTATGAACTCGCTAAGGGTATAGCAGCATAGTTCACGCACTCCGTTCAGAAAGGAAACGAACCATGAACCGTCACAACCGTCTCTTAAACCGAAATTCTGTTCTTGACTGAAATAACGAAATGAAAAAGAAAGACCAGGCTCCTTGGTTGTGCCTGAAGAAACAAGATTTTTCTGGTTGTACGAAATGTTTTTGGACGGAGCCAAACACCCGTTATATTTTGAAACGTCTGAATTTAAATTAGCCTTGAATTTCTTTCCAACGTTTGCCATAAAATTTAACCATCGCATCCGGAGAAATGATCTTTTCACATCTGGCAGTGGGGGCGATGCCTTCTCTTGCCTGAATCCAGGGGTCCTCCCTATGGGTCATAGCCTCGAGTTGTACGCCAGTAAACTTCATGTAATTCTCAAGAATGAAATCAACGAATTCCTTTCCCTCATCATCAAGATCTTTTGCGTCTTGACGACGGTCACTCATAGTCAGTTCGGAATAAAGAAGCTTGGTTGGTTCAAACCTGTCGTATATAGTTCTGTTGACCGGACCATGGATCCATGCTTGGAACTGTTCGTTTTCGCTAAAAAACGGTCTTTGATGAATTCCGTAAGACCAGGCTTGCACGTAATACAGGAGTTTTTGAAGCTTAAGATTGGTGAGTGAAGGATGAGTTTCTTCTGCTGTGGCCTGCAAAATAATGTAATCCGCGACATCGTTGATGTCGTAGGTTTTCATATTGTTATCTGCATTTCTCATAGCGAAATCCTTGTAGAAAAGTCTCTTTACCAAGCCTAATATACAAATGATTTTTGACATTTTAGTGTCAAATATTGCTCAAATTTAGGATGAGAATTGTGTGGTGTCAAGCCCCCATGACGCACTCCCTTCTTTTTGCAAACAATAGTTGACATTTTGCCCGGCAAGACTTTAGGCTTGCCGGGCGATGTTCAATATAGCGTTCGCAATAATCATTTCAACGGATTTCTATCGCTTTTATACCACTTCATGAATTCGGCGATGCCGTCGTGCAGACTCCAGTGGGGTTTGTACCCGCATTCAGTCTCCAGCTTAGTGGTGTCTGCATTGGTCTGGTATACGTCACCCGGTTGCATGG comes from the Fibrobacter sp. UWR4 genome and includes:
- a CDS encoding Panacea domain-containing protein, with product MSKIICILGLVKRLFYKDFAMRNADNNMKTYDINDVADYIILQATAEETHPSLTNLKLQKLLYYVQAWSYGIHQRPFFSENEQFQAWIHGPVNRTIYDRFEPTKLLYSELTMSDRRQDAKDLDDEGKEFVDFILENYMKFTGVQLEAMTHREDPWIQAREGIAPTARCEKIISPDAMVKFYGKRWKEIQG